The following coding sequences are from one Shewanella eurypsychrophilus window:
- a CDS encoding NAD(P)-binding protein has product MEQLRPDFIYPPGSMLMHSPLVLNKADMYGFFMKGKQANLQKSIDTCLNQVAGSTMYFKVLSPYILTSFTRVEKAYSAYPEDRDKGWIQETDIITWIMVGRQNSADSDDISHVYFHPLYTFVNDSMALINGRELFGYPKNMCEYEMPQPGEPLTKLSLSAKSFKEFSPETELAMHPLLTVDCEAKEEDQLTTLEAITKTWQLFKDQTDFIPELDRLGEDQLFSLLFKPAIDQIFLKQLPDSAGQKAVYQAITASPATVKQVHSLSLLENDLIATVFDNASFPLKESLGVELGEQNVLLPYHVNFDFEVPQGEVLVDNSVLKKEKIAVLGGGVAAMTAAMCLTEQPGWQNKYEIDVYQLGWRIGGKGASGRNAEHGQRIEEHGLHIWFGFYQNAFSLMRKAYEELDRPEGAPLATFLDAFKPHSYIVLQEDVGGESDSWPIEFPLRDGIPGDSTEILTLWKVVKAAFSWIREWLKEMDDLLDETEKETAKPVHWFSEDWFERLKDRIEDSIEDSIEDTKENLASLGDSIECHLNQLVGRECDEHAHSPDEDDEGFIESAVDSFRARLEESFAEKLETNDELRRLYIASDLGLTILKGMFADGVFKHGFDVINDYDYREWLTKHGANQTFTVDSAPVRGFYDLVFAYEKGNFDKPNLEAGTIIRSMLRIALCYQGGVMWKMQAGMGDVVFTPYYEVLKRRGVNFHYFNQVDNLVCTNGSIEAIEITEQVKLKEGLESYNPLVDVKGLACWPSTPNYEQLDPQQAQLLKDNDINLEHFWSDWGAVYQTHFGEQLPKKQLVKGQDFDRVIFGLSIGSVPHVASEVIAQSEPLAKAVDKVKTVATQAYQLWLNEDLDGMGWQYTPESGEQPVLSGFTEPFDTWASMDQLLDKEDWQGLGPKNASYFCSALPVEHYPPRSDIEFPERKSQQAKEGAIGQLNNQIHKLWSHVGDEFPWQWLHAGDEVSEGAQGEARFDSQYWRANVDPSEQYVMSVKGSSKFRIDTDGTGIDNLYVTGDWINTGINASCVEAATMAGMHTSKAICGYPKVIKGEQDF; this is encoded by the coding sequence ATGGAACAACTTCGCCCTGATTTCATCTATCCACCTGGCTCCATGTTAATGCACTCACCGCTCGTGCTTAACAAGGCCGATATGTATGGTTTTTTTATGAAAGGCAAACAGGCCAATCTGCAAAAATCCATCGACACTTGCCTCAACCAAGTTGCAGGCAGCACCATGTACTTTAAGGTGCTATCGCCTTATATATTGACCAGTTTTACCCGTGTCGAGAAGGCCTACTCTGCATACCCAGAAGATAGAGACAAGGGCTGGATACAGGAAACAGATATCATCACCTGGATCATGGTCGGTAGGCAAAATAGTGCCGACAGTGACGATATCAGTCATGTGTATTTTCACCCTCTGTATACTTTCGTCAACGACTCTATGGCGCTCATCAATGGCCGAGAGCTGTTCGGCTACCCGAAAAACATGTGTGAATACGAGATGCCCCAGCCCGGCGAGCCTCTCACTAAGCTAAGTTTGTCAGCCAAGAGCTTTAAAGAATTTTCTCCCGAGACTGAGCTCGCCATGCACCCGCTGTTAACTGTCGATTGTGAGGCGAAAGAGGAAGATCAACTCACGACTCTCGAGGCAATAACTAAGACCTGGCAGCTTTTTAAAGATCAGACAGACTTTATCCCAGAGCTGGACAGGCTCGGTGAAGATCAGCTATTTAGTTTATTGTTCAAACCCGCTATCGATCAGATATTCCTCAAGCAGTTACCGGATTCTGCTGGCCAAAAGGCTGTTTATCAGGCCATTACAGCCTCACCGGCTACAGTGAAACAAGTTCACTCTCTGTCACTGCTAGAAAACGACTTGATTGCCACAGTATTTGATAATGCCAGTTTCCCGCTCAAAGAGTCATTGGGCGTCGAATTAGGCGAGCAAAATGTGCTGCTGCCCTATCATGTTAATTTTGACTTTGAAGTCCCCCAAGGGGAAGTATTAGTCGATAATTCAGTGCTCAAAAAAGAGAAAATTGCCGTACTCGGTGGTGGCGTCGCTGCTATGACGGCAGCCATGTGTCTCACCGAGCAGCCGGGCTGGCAAAACAAGTATGAAATAGATGTCTACCAGCTAGGTTGGCGTATCGGTGGCAAAGGCGCCAGCGGACGAAACGCAGAACATGGCCAGCGAATAGAGGAGCACGGCCTGCATATCTGGTTTGGTTTCTATCAAAATGCCTTTAGCCTGATGCGTAAGGCCTACGAAGAGCTAGATCGTCCCGAAGGTGCGCCGCTTGCCACCTTCTTAGATGCCTTTAAACCCCATAGCTATATCGTACTGCAGGAAGATGTCGGGGGAGAGTCAGACAGCTGGCCAATTGAGTTTCCTCTCAGAGATGGTATTCCAGGAGACAGCACCGAAATTTTGACCCTGTGGAAGGTGGTCAAAGCTGCTTTTAGCTGGATAAGAGAGTGGCTCAAGGAGATGGATGATCTGCTCGATGAAACAGAGAAAGAAACTGCCAAACCAGTTCACTGGTTTAGTGAAGACTGGTTCGAGCGTCTTAAAGACAGAATCGAAGATTCTATTGAAGACAGCATAGAAGACACAAAAGAAAACCTAGCCTCACTGGGAGACTCTATCGAGTGTCACCTCAATCAACTCGTTGGCCGTGAGTGTGACGAGCATGCCCATAGCCCAGATGAAGATGATGAAGGCTTTATCGAATCAGCCGTCGACAGTTTCCGTGCTCGGCTTGAGGAGAGCTTTGCAGAGAAATTAGAAACTAACGATGAACTGCGCAGACTGTATATCGCCTCAGATCTTGGCCTAACCATACTCAAAGGGATGTTTGCCGATGGTGTATTTAAGCATGGCTTCGATGTAATAAACGATTATGATTATCGTGAGTGGCTCACCAAACACGGGGCAAATCAAACTTTTACCGTGGACTCGGCGCCAGTCAGAGGCTTCTACGATCTGGTTTTTGCCTATGAAAAAGGCAACTTCGATAAGCCAAATCTAGAAGCTGGCACTATCATCCGCTCCATGTTGCGAATCGCCCTTTGCTATCAAGGTGGCGTAATGTGGAAGATGCAGGCCGGAATGGGCGATGTAGTCTTTACGCCTTATTATGAAGTCCTCAAACGCCGCGGCGTTAACTTTCACTATTTTAATCAAGTGGATAATCTAGTTTGTACTAATGGCAGCATTGAAGCGATTGAGATCACCGAACAGGTTAAGCTTAAAGAGGGCTTAGAAAGTTATAACCCGCTTGTTGATGTAAAAGGGTTAGCTTGCTGGCCTAGCACACCTAATTATGAGCAACTCGACCCGCAGCAGGCTCAACTACTTAAAGATAACGATATTAATCTTGAACACTTCTGGAGTGACTGGGGAGCCGTTTATCAAACCCATTTCGGTGAGCAGCTTCCCAAGAAGCAGCTGGTAAAAGGCCAGGACTTCGATCGGGTGATTTTCGGCCTATCCATAGGCTCAGTCCCCCATGTAGCGAGTGAGGTGATAGCCCAGAGTGAACCGCTGGCAAAAGCTGTAGATAAGGTTAAAACCGTCGCCACTCAGGCATATCAACTTTGGCTCAATGAAGATCTCGACGGTATGGGTTGGCAATACACACCAGAGAGTGGCGAACAACCGGTTCTCTCGGGCTTCACCGAACCCTTTGATACTTGGGCCTCGATGGATCAACTACTTGATAAAGAGGACTGGCAAGGCCTTGGGCCTAAGAATGCCAGCTACTTCTGCTCGGCGCTGCCGGTCGAGCATTACCCTCCCCGCTCGGATATTGAATTTCCAGAGCGTAAGTCCCAACAAGCTAAAGAGGGTGCCATAGGTCAGCTGAATAATCAGATCCATAAGCTCTGGAGCCATGTCGGCGACGAGTTCCCGTGGCAGTGGTTACACGCAGGCGATGAGGTGAGTGAAGGCGCTCAAGGAGAAGCTAGATTCGATAGTCAATATTGGCGCGCGAACGTCGATCCCTCTGAGCAATATGTCATGTCGGTCAAAGGCAGCAGTAAGTTCCGTATCGACACTGATGGTACCGGCATAGATAACCTTTATGTTACCGGCGACTGGATAAACACTGGCATTAATGCCAGCTGCGTCGAAGCCGCAACCATGGCAGGTATGCACACCTCGAAAGCCATCTGTGGCTACCCTAAAGTCATTAAGGGAGAGCAAGACTTTTAA
- a CDS encoding RsmB/NOP family class I SAM-dependent RNA methyltransferase: MTFLNEIKATSFEAMNAETPAQKRSLSYANTILQLFTEVMEKKQPADRVVGEYFRLNKKHGSKDRRVIRESLFALFRWWGWLSKFSSQLTTQTKPATWFTMLTVNARLESHSWEPFIAAWSEFADNEHALTVDDDSSLVSVTAKCDWLASQFPAIKFTTDELVPEWFWQTCPIDNIEQRLAMVEALSSRPPIWARVQNIETGEAIEKLAKLDIIATASEFFSDSINLGHKSINLNGLSLYREGELEIQDLGSQVVGQICAPNKDDNWWDTCSGAGGKSLQLRSLMLQQEKQAKGTIVASDVRRKPLEELAKRAKRAGFNGISASAWKSDELPVPHKHFDGVLVDAPCSCTGTWRRNPDMRWIDVVDSVNDKPALQLDILSRSSQGVKVGGTLVYATCSLSPLENEAVVNAFLAKHADFTLEVTTHPFTGEKATMHTVLPYQADTDGMFVARMQRKL, encoded by the coding sequence GTGACATTTTTGAACGAGATTAAAGCCACCTCGTTTGAAGCAATGAATGCAGAGACGCCTGCACAGAAGCGCAGTCTGAGTTATGCCAACACCATACTGCAGCTATTTACTGAGGTGATGGAGAAAAAGCAGCCGGCAGATCGCGTTGTGGGCGAGTACTTTAGACTCAATAAGAAGCATGGCTCTAAAGATAGACGTGTGATCCGTGAGAGTTTGTTTGCGTTATTTCGTTGGTGGGGTTGGTTGAGCAAGTTCAGTTCACAGCTAACGACTCAGACAAAACCAGCCACTTGGTTCACCATGCTGACTGTCAACGCTCGATTAGAGTCCCACTCTTGGGAACCCTTTATTGCTGCTTGGTCAGAATTTGCAGATAACGAGCACGCACTCACTGTCGATGACGATTCATCATTAGTATCCGTAACCGCAAAGTGTGATTGGCTTGCAAGTCAGTTCCCAGCTATCAAGTTTACCACCGATGAACTGGTTCCTGAGTGGTTCTGGCAAACTTGTCCCATTGATAATATTGAGCAGCGCCTAGCTATGGTCGAAGCACTCTCTTCACGCCCGCCTATCTGGGCTAGAGTGCAAAATATTGAGACAGGTGAAGCGATTGAGAAGCTCGCTAAGCTCGATATCATCGCAACGGCCAGTGAATTTTTTAGTGATAGCATCAACCTAGGCCACAAGAGCATCAATCTCAATGGCTTGTCTCTGTATCGTGAAGGTGAACTTGAGATCCAAGACTTAGGCTCTCAGGTTGTCGGTCAGATCTGCGCACCTAATAAAGATGATAACTGGTGGGATACCTGTAGTGGCGCAGGTGGTAAAAGCTTGCAACTCAGATCCCTTATGCTACAGCAAGAAAAACAAGCAAAAGGCACAATAGTCGCCTCAGATGTGCGCCGAAAGCCACTGGAAGAGCTCGCTAAGCGAGCCAAGCGCGCTGGTTTTAACGGCATCTCAGCCTCAGCATGGAAATCCGATGAACTGCCAGTACCTCACAAGCATTTCGATGGCGTGCTTGTCGATGCTCCCTGTAGCTGTACAGGTACCTGGCGACGTAACCCAGATATGCGCTGGATAGATGTTGTTGATTCTGTTAATGATAAACCTGCTTTGCAACTAGATATCTTAAGCCGCTCTAGTCAGGGAGTAAAAGTCGGTGGCACATTAGTTTATGCAACCTGCTCACTGTCACCTCTGGAAAATGAAGCTGTTGTTAATGCCTTTTTAGCTAAACATGCTGACTTTACGCTGGAAGTCACGACTCATCCTTTTACAGGCGAAAAGGCAACAATGCACACAGTGCTACCTTATCAGGCAGATACTGACGGTATGTTTGTCGCTAGGATGCAAAGAAAGCTATAA